The following is a genomic window from Treponema pallidum subsp. pallidum str. Nichols.
CATCCTCTTGCGTAAAACAATAGATAATGTCGAGCAATGCTATGCTTTTAACGGGTATACTCGTTTCCTATATTCAATGGAGACTTATAAAAAATCAAGTATTACCAAACGTTCTGCATTTACGAAAATTTCCTAGAGGAGGTGGGCTAAGTAATGGTATTGGGCAGGGAAACCTGCGAGTGTGTTCTATACGACGGGACAAAGACAATCAGCAGCACGAACAGATCAACGTCCCCTTGCTAACAAACCCCACCACGCTCACATCGGTTGTACACGCGAACACACTGCACATGTGAGTGTGGTGTTACGAGTGGGTGCAGCGACTTAGGTGCGCCACACAGGCTACGTGTGTAACGATCATTCCTCAAACGTCAAACAACAGCGCAATCGTCCGCAACGACCCATCATCTGGGTTGAACGAAATAATAGATTTTTTTCCTTTACCATTTTTACCGAGACTGGACGCAACCTGCTGAACACTGAGCAACAACATAGCGCGCGCCCGCAGCAGTCAATTCCGCCTACTATCCGCGCTTCTTCCCGTTCATTTATCTGTCGCAGTTCGACTCTCGTACCAAATGTAGCTCCTAAGTCTCTAACTAATTCTCTGAAATCAACACGTGCTGGCGCACTGTATAGAAATACCACGCGTGCTTCTTCTAAAGGATAGTGACAGCAAATACATTTCATCTCAAGTTGATAGTGCTCAATGCGATCCCGAAAAATCATTTCCGCAGCACGTTCCTTTTCCCTATGTATGTGCCATGTGCACAAATCTTGGTCTGATGCAACACGTACCACACTCGCGATATCGGTTTGTACCGGTGTACGTATACGCCCTACGCACCGAGCAATGTCGTTGCCATAACGCGTGGGTACCACGACAAAAGTGTGCACGCGTAGCGCCGCGTGAAAACGCGCATATAACACTTCGCGGGAGTACTCAAGACGCAACTGATATAAAAACTCTCCTTCCTCCTCCATGGGCTGCGGCGGAAAGGCAGGGGTGGAAGCACACGCTGTGCAGGGGTCAGCATTTGGGCTCAGTTTAGGTATCATGATAAGTTTCCTTAGTGCTAGATCAGTAGGTCCACGAGCATACCGTAGATTTCCTCCGTTTTCTGTAAAACCGTGAGTTGATCTACCTGGTGAGACATGAGCTCCCTTACAAAGGAAGCCAGCTTTTGGTCAATGACCTTTATTTTTGTAAATATTACCGTATCAGGCATACCTGTTCCCCTGTCTATCCTGATACTGCTTTTTGACTCAGTGGTGTAATTGTGCTTAATCGCGTATTGGACAAATTCTTTGACCGCCTGTTTATATGCGGCGATGGTTTCTAGCGTGCGCGTGTTTTTTAATATATCCCCTGTGGAGCATAGGCGATCTTGCAGATACGCCAACCGTGTCTGATGTTCTTCGTGAACAAGAGACGGATCCTGCACTGCAGAGTGCGGGTCCGTCTTAGGATATAGGAGGGAGAGAAAGCGCGCAGCCTGCAGGGGCCGTTTTTCTTTTGACTTTTTTTTGGCTCTCTCAGGAGGAGCGAATGCGGACAGTAAAGACGTAGAGTCAGAATTTCCTACGCGATATCCCATCCGCTTTATCCTGACTTGCTGTACTTGTTGTATCCAAACGCAGACGTATGAATACTTTTACGACCGAGATAGGCCTTGAGCACTTTGTTGAATCCCTCTTGATCTGCCACTGCATAGCAAAAACCATCCAAAAAAGCTTGCTCGTCCACCACAATTTTTCGGGTAAGCACTGCGCCCAGAATAACTCCAGAAGGGAGCACCTGCACCGCCTCTGACGCAACGATATCTCCTTCAACCATTCCTCCTACGATGATGCTCCCTACCCGTATGACGCCGCGGACACGCGCGCGCTTCCCGATTACCACGTGCCCTGTAGTGATAACGTCCCCATCGACATCCCCTTCAATGCGAACTGAACCGGGGACAACAACGTTCCCGCTGATACGGGAGCCTGCACCAATAAGCGTGTTCATGGAGCGACGCTCAATCTTTGCCATGTATTCCATCCTGTTGAGACACTATCCTGCCCCTGCAGTTTTGACGTTGAGGTATTTACCAGGATCGACAACGTCAGAGCCGATATGTATTTCATAGTGCAGATGTGGACCAGTCGCTACACCCGTGGCGCCGATATAACCGATGATTTGTCCTTGTCGGATGTGCTGCCCACGGGTGACGGTGTAGGATTGCATGTGCGCGTAGCGGGTATAAAACCCATGTTTGTGCTTGATAATAACGTAGTTTCCCCAACCCGAATCGTATTCTACCGTCACCACATGTCCGTCTGCAGTGGCAACGATAGGATCCCCTGAACGGTGAGTGGATAGATCAATACCCTTGTGTACATACCACTGCCCTGTAAATGGATGTCGGTTCTTGCCAAATGCCATGGAAATGTGACCTACGCCTCCCTTTATGGGCCACAGGCTGGGAATGTCAGAAAAAAGTGCTGTTTGCGAATTGAGCAACTTTCCTATCTCCCGTACTGGCTGCACAGAGTTCTGAAAATAGGCGGCTATGCGCCGCAGTTCCTCTGGCTCCGACCCAACGCCCTGCGCGTTTTTGCCATGCTGTTCTGTCACTCCAACGTTTCCCTTTTGTGCTCCATCCTTTGCTGACGCATCATCCGGCTCGTTAGACTGGTTTGTGTCGGATACACTTCGTACTGGTTTTTCTGCCCCAGATTGGAGCCCACTGAGGCCAACCTGAGAGAAAGTTTGGGAAAGGGAAGTCTGGAACGCCTTAGAAGTGCGAATAAGTTCTGCTGCTTCTTGGCGCAGGAGTGCAAGGTGCACCTGCGTTCTGTCCACCTCTGCGCGGACCGCCGCCAGGCGACGTGCGGAGGTGACAGACTGATGGGCAAACCAAAAAAAAGAAGCCAACACGCCAACACCGCACAGAAGAACGCACAAGAGCGTGCGAGCGGTAGTACAGAAAGTCCGGGCCGCACACTGAGAGTGTGGTACTAACATGACGGTGAGTTCTGCACGGCCTGCGGCGCCCAGGCGCGCTGCGGCTTCGCGTACAAGCCGCGCACAACGCGTACACCGGTCAATACAAAAACGAACGAACGCGTACTCAATACGCTTGTATCTTCGGATGCGTGCCATGCGCAAGACCTCTCCGGGGAAAACGGTATCACCGCGGTTAGATACTGTCAAACCGTGGAACTACGGGACGGTCTGAGCACGAGGACGCGGGCACCCAACCCAAGCTTCGGTTCTACTTGCTCTTTTCTTTAAAGAGGACCAAGAGGGCACACGAGCCCCAACCCTGGCCAGGAGCGAGCACTGGCTTGGCCCCCGCGCTGAGGGAAAAGCGGGAGGACTTTTCCGTGCTGCTATAGCTGATTGTTGATATCAGCCAACGTTTTGCGCAGGGCAGGGTTCTGCGCGTAGTAGTACTGCTCGAGCTCCGCTGCAGTAAGCCCAGAGAGCTCGTGGCTCATGTAATGGAACCACTCGTTATCTGCCTCGCTACGTACCTCGTGCTTGATGCACCAGTAGTCCGGCAACACCGGGGGCTGTTTTTCTCCCACGAATACTTTGTAATTGAAGACAGCCACGCGGATGTCGCCACGCGCAAGGCCCTTTTGCATAAGCAGGGAAGCGATGTAGTTGATGGTTGCGCCTGAATCGAAGATATCATCTACGATGAGCACCTTATCCCCGACGCGTAGGTACTCAGGAGGGTAGGTCCAGCCATCTACGCTGATGACGCGCCGCTTACGCAAATCACAGTGCGAGTGAGCAACTACCGCTGCGTACAGGATAGGAGGCTCTGCCTTGTACGCGATGGTTAAATACTCATTGAGCACGTTACCCAGATATACTCCACCCCGTATGGGGACGTACATAACCGTTGGCACGAACCTGTCTGCCACGATGCGCCGGGCCATACCGAAACCCTCATCACGGATCACATTGTACGGAATAAATCGCTTTTTCACGTTAGCCTCTCCTGCACGAGCACGAAAACACCCTACATCTAATGCTTTTTTAGCATCATGGCAAGCTCTTTTTCTATTCGTGTCGTGGCCTGGAACTGTCTTTGTTGAAAGCTTCGCCTGAATATTTTATGCTCCTGCGCGAGGGCCCCCGTGATAGAAAAGTTGGAAGAACTGCGCGCTCAGTGGAGAAAACTACAGCAGGAAGTGGAGAATCCTTCGCTTTTCTCTTCCACTCAGAGTTATCGTGAACGTATGCGCGATCACGCCTATCTTTCCAGACTGATGGAAGAGTATGATCGCTATTTGCTTACTGAGAAGCAGTTGGAAGACGCGCACGTTCTCATCCAAGATGAGTCGGATGCTGATTTTAAGGACGTTATTCGGCAAGAGATCCGTACACTTGAAGCTGCACTGCACACGAGTCAAAAGCGACTAAAGACGCTGCTTATTCCCCCCGACTCTTTGCAAGAGAAGAATATTATCATGGAAATTCGCGGCGGTACCGGCGGTGATGAAGCAGCGCTCTTTGCTGCAGATCTATTTAGAATGTACACGCACTACGCTGAGTCAAAACAATGGCGCTATGAAGTCCTTGCAGTGAGCGAAACAGAGTTGGGAGGATTTAAGGAAATTACGTTCTCTATCTCGGGGCGCGATGTGTATGGCAGTTTACGTTATGAATCGGGTGTGCATCGCGTTCAACGTGTCCCTAGCACTGAAGCGTCGGGGCGCATCCATACCAGTGCGGTTACCGTTGCAGTGCTGCCTGAGATGGAAGAGACTGAAGTGGACATTCGTGCTGAGGACGTGCGTGTTGATGTCATGCGTGCAAGTGGTCCTGGTGGGCAGTGTGTCAACACCACTGATTCTGCGGTGCGTCTTACACATCTACCTACGGGCATTGTCGTTGTCTGTCAGGACGAGAAGAGTCAAATCAAAAACAAAGCCAAGGCCATGCGTGTATTGCGCAGCAGAGTGTATGATTTAGAGGAATCGAAGCGCCAGGTTGCCCGTGCAAGGGAACGCAAAAGTCAAGTTGGTTCAGGGGATCGTTCCGAGCGCATTCGCACGTATAATTTTCCTCAGAACCGTGTTACGGATCATCGCGTGCGTGTTACGCTCTACAAGCTAGATGCAGTGATGCAGGGTGCGTTGGATGACATTATCGAGCCATTGTGTATTGCGTCTCGAGAGAGTGTAATCTAGTGCAAGAACTCTGTACGATTCGACAGGCGCGTATGTACGCGCGAGCGTTGTTTCAAGACGCCCCCTGTTTGCGCGGACAGAACACACCGCTTTTAGATGCAGACCTTATTCTGTCGAAGTTGCTTGCGAAGCCGCGTGCGTGGATTCTCGCCCACCAGCAGGATGAGATTGCCTCCGTTGCACACGAGTTTAAGCGTCTCGTGCATCTTCGTTGTAGGGGACGTGCGTTGGCGTATCTGACTCGAGAAAAAGAGTTTTTTGGTCTGAGATTCCGTGTCACCCGTGCTACGCTTATCCCTAAACCGGATACCGAATTGCTTGTAGAAAGTGTCCTGGCGCACGTTGCGTCCCAAATGATGAAGCCGCGTTCAGTATCTGTGCATAAAGACACAAGTGCACTGCCTGTCTTGAAGATATTCGAGGCGTGTACGGGATGCGGGTGTATTGCCATTGCACTTATGCATATGTTGCGTGCGCGTGGCACGCCACCTCTCTATGTCATTGCATCCGACATTTGCATGCGGGCCCTTGCCGTAGCGCGGTATAACGCGCGCCGACTCTTGGATGTATCTGCAAATTCGCGCGTACGTTTCGTGCACGCAGATGTGCGTGCTCCTATTCCGTTCTTTTCTCCTTCTGAAGGCACGGACGTGGTACAGGAGCGCGGGGTGTGCGTTCCGTATGATGTGATATGTGCAAATCCGCCTTACGTACCGAGTGCGCAAGCGCGCGCGCTGTTGCAGGACGGGAGAGGGGAGCCTCTCGGTGCCTTAGATGGGGGTGCAGATGGGCTAGACTTGGTTCGCGCATTCGCACACCACAGTGCCGCAGCGCTAAAGGAAGGCGGGTGCGTGTTTTGCGAGGTCGGCTCAAACCACGCACAACGTGCAGCGCGCATCTTCCAGGCAGCAGGGTTTGCCACGGTGAAAATTTCAAAAGATCTCTCCGGGAAAGAGCGCCTGATTAGCGGGATACTGCGCTCGCAGTCTAGAGCTGTAACAGCGCCGAGTGGCTAGGGTGAAACACGGCGACTGAGTGGTTATCCTGGCGTTTGCAGGTGGATGTCCGCGCCGCGTTGGCCGATAGGCTGAGTACATGAAGGAGTTAGAGATCATCCACCATTGCGGATGACTTCGCGTACGCGGTTGATTTTGCTTCAAAAAAATCGGTTTTAATCAAGTTTGCGTTGCTGTACTGACTTACCCAGCTCATCGATTCCGGTTCTACACGGTGCCCCTCGTACAAGGGCTCAAAGCCTAAATTTTCGCAACGAAGATTACCCAAATACCGGATATAGTCTGCCACCATGTGGCGATTTAGTCCAGGGATCTGATCCCCAATGACATAGTCCCCCCACTTAATTTCTTGTTCGCATCCTTCGCGAATCATATCGCGAAATAAGCGTACATTGCGTGCAGTGAACACCTGTGGCTCTTCCTTTTGCAGTTCTTGAATAATGGATCGAAAAAGCCACAGGTGTGTGTTTTCATCGCGGTTGATATAACGAATTTCCTGCACCGAGCCGGGCATCTTGTTATTACGCCCCAAGTTATAGAAGAACATAAAACCCGAATAGAAATAAATTCCTTCCAAAACATAATTCGCAATTGCTACCTTCAGCAGTGCGAGTACGCTTTTGTCATCTTGAAACTCGTTGTACAAGTTGCCAATGAATTTATTGCGCGCAAGCAGATGCTCGTCGTCCTTCCACTGGTATAGAATGTCATTGCGTTCTTCGGGGGAGCAAATGGTGTCCAGCATGTAACTGTAACTCTGCGAATGCACAGCCTCTTGGAAAGCCTGAATGGTTAGGCACAGGTTAATCTCATTTGCGGTAATGTACTGACCAATATTTGGCAGATTCGCAGTCTGGATGCTATCTAGGAAAATAAGGAAGGAGAGGATTTTATCGTACGCGGTTTTCTCGATAGCGGATAGATTACGATAATCTTGCACGTCACTGCTCATGTTGATTTCTTCGGGGATCCAGAAGTTGTTCATTGCCTGCCGATACCACTTGCTGACCCAGGGATACTTCATATTGTTAAAGTCGTTGAGATTGGTAGTGTTCCCCCCGACCATGCGTCGCTTATGAAGTTCAATGTCTCCTGCCTCATTAAACAGCGCGCGTCTTTGCAGTATCGTTGAACTTTCCATCATGATGAAACCTCCTCCTGAGTGCGGGCACAGGGTAGTATACTTGATGGACTTTGAATTCTCAATTGCGGCGGGCGTAAAAATGTCTGTCTGCAGGGCTCTGTGTCTTGTGTGGTGGTCCCTGTTTTGTGGGTAGGTTTGGGGAAACCTAACAGAGACGTAGGAAATCCGTTATGCTCGAGCACATGAAGCGTGAACAAGCACGAAGTCAGCTATCACACGAGCCTCCTAAGCGGCGCCGAGCCTCTCTAACCGTCTGCGGCCTGCGTGCTGTGGAAACGCTTGGCAGCATACATCCAGAGAAAATTCATCGGTTCTTTTTTACCCCTGTGCGTGCGAAACGCTTCGGACCCCTGTGTGCATACCTTGCTGCACGAAAGAGGCTCTACCGTAGCGCTAATACGCAGGAACTTGAGCGATTGACGCAATCCGTTCACCATCAGGGGGTTGCTGCTACCATAGACGAGCCGCGCTTTCCAGCCGTGACTCATTCTCAGGTTGAATTTTGGGTACAACGGCGTGAGTTTGTTGTGTTACTCGATCGCGTAGGAGATGCCCACAATCTGGGGGCGATTATACGTAGTGCTGCTTTTTTTGGAGTGCACTCACTGGTGGTGAGTGACTGTCGACAGCAGGCGCAGGTTACAAGCGCAACATATCGGGTTGCGCAGGGAGGAATGGAGTTTGTGCAATTGTTGCGCTGTACAAATGCGCAGGAAGTATTGGAAATGTGTGCAGGTAAAATGACCCGTGTGGGAGCCTCCCCTCATGCGTTCAGATCGCTTACACGGCTTTCAAACATACTCTCGCCTGAAGAAGCGGTAATATTAGTACTGGGAAACGAGGAGACAGGGCTTTCTGAGCATTTGACTGCGCATTGCGATCATCTCTGTCGGATTGCAGGCAGTGGTCAGGTGGAAAGTCTAAATGTTGCGCAAGCGGGTGCGCTTTTTTTGTCCACTATCGTACAGTTGCGTCAATCTCCTCAGGACTACACGCAGGGACATCGGGCCACGCCACGTGCACAAGAGCGTGTGCACCGCTGTGGGCAATTAGAGGAAAAGGGGCAGAAAAATGGAGCACGTGTTCTTATTCCCCGCTCGGGGGCGCGTGCCAATTCCCGTGAAAGTTGAGAGTAGGGAAAGTAGACGGGTGTGAGGTATGGAACCTACAGCGCAATTGGTTTTGCAGTGCGTGTTGACGTGCGTCCGCGTGTGCCTCTGAGAACGCAGCCTGCTCTGTTGTCGCGTAGGAAAACTTGTAAAGAGCTTGCACAAAGCGTCTTTTTTTTTTACCCTCGACCCCGTTCGCCTGAATTCATCACGTAGGAGTTGCCCGCATGAATCAGATCCGCCTGTTTGCCCAGAGTGCGCTTGTGAGCGTCATGGGTATGGGGATGGTTTTTGCCTTCCTCCTTTTGCTCATATGCGTTGTGCGCTGTGTGGGCGCGCTTGTCTCTTCTTTCGGCTGGGATCGCGGTCCTGACGAAGGTGTCGGCGCTGCAGTCCCTGCAGGAGGAGCACTCGCCGCGGCTATCGCAGTCGCCGTTCATGAGAAGGCAAGGAGTACTTCATGAGTACCCCGGTTCGCATTAGCGAAATGGTCCTACGTGATGCGCATCAGTCTTTGCACGCTACGCGCATGACTACCGAAGACATGCTCCCTATTTGTGACAAGCTAGATCGCGTTGGGTATTGGAGTTTGGAGGCGTGGGGAGGCGCCACGTACGACGCCTGCATTCGCTTTCTAAATGAGGATCCCTGGGAGCGTTTGCGTGCTCTCAAATCTCGGTTACCTAAGACCCCTATTATGATGCTTTTGCGTGGGCAAAACTTGCTAGGCTACCGGCATTACGCGGATGACGTTGTAGATGCGTTCGTAGAGGCCGCTGCACGCAACGGCGTTGATGTGTTCCGCATCTTCGATGCACTTAATGACCCACGTAACCTCAGTCAGGCTGCGCGTGCTGCAAAGAAAACAGGCAAGCATGTGCAGATGGCTATCTCTTACGCTACCACACCCTATCATACCGCAGAGAAGTACGTAGAGTTAGCAAAGGAGTATGCGCGCTTCGGTGCGGATTCTATTTGCATTAAGGATATGTCGGGGTTGCTGACCCCGTACGGGGCGTACGATCTGGTTTCTGCCATTAAAAAGAGTGTCGATTTGCCCGTTGAGTTGCACACCCACGCCACTACTGGTATGTCTGTTGCAACCCTGGTGAAGGCGGCAGAAGCAGGTGTTGATGTAATTGACACTGCCATTGCTTCTATGTCCATGGGTACTTCCCACAGCCCTACAGAGACTTTAGTGGAAATCCTACGGCACACGGGCCGTGACTCAGGGCTCGACATAAATCTCCTGCTAGAAATAGCAGCCTACTTCCGTCAGGTACGGAAGTGCTATGCCCAGTTTGAGTCTAGTTTTCTGGGTGCAGACACGCGTATCCTCGTGTCCCAGGTGCCTGGGGGTATGCTTTCCAATTTAGAAAACCAGTTGCGTGAGCAGGGAGCCCTGGATAAGATGGACCAGGTTCTTAAGGAAATTCCCCTGGTACAGAAGGACTGCGGTTATATCCCGCTTGTGACTCCTACGAGTCAGATTGTAGGTACGCAGTCAGTATTGAACGTGCTGTTTGGCCGGTACCACCGGCTTACTGCTGAGACAAGGCGTCTGCTCACGGGTCAGTATGGCCGGACTCCCGCCTCCTGTGATGCAGGTTTGGTGGAGCGGGCCTTGAAGGAAGAAAAGTTATCGCAGTCGCTTGTCTGCCGCCCAGCGGATGCCTTGCCTCATGAGCTTGATCGCATGAGGTCTGAGGCGCGCGCCGCAGGCGCACAGGATACCATTGAGGATGTGCTCACGTATGCTATGTTTCCCAAGATCGCTCCCACATTCTTTGCTTCCCGTGCGCAAGGGCCTATTTCGTTCAGAGGAAAGGGGCAGGGGCAAAAACAGAAGGGTGAGAGTGCAGGGTCGGTAGCTTCTTATGTGGCTACCGTAAATGGTACTGCGTACACAGTTGTGCAGGAAGGCGCTGTTCTCCGGGTAAATGGTACTCCCTACACCGTTAGGGTTGAGGCAGGCCCGTCCGTTGCTTCGGGTACGTCGCAGGGTACCGTGACTACGGCAAAGGTTGGGGCGTGTACTACGCTACCCGCGCCGGTCGCAGGTAGCGTAGTTAAACACACCGTGCAAGATGGAGCTACGGTAAATTCGGGGGAGACGGTGCTCATGGTGGAGTCCATGAAGATGGAACTTGAAGTGAAGGCCACCGCTGCTGGTACTATCCATTTCCTAATAGCGCCTGGCGCGCATGTCAGTGCGGGGCAAGTCTTAGCAGAGATTCGCTAGAGGATGTGACCATGAATACGCGTTTACCCCTTCGAGTACTCCAGTGCGTGTTGGTGGGATTGCTTGTGTGCGGGCCCCTGTGTGCAGCTACGCGCCGCCCGGTACGTGCTTCTGCGCCGGTGCCTATGGTACAGAGTTGTAAAGACACGGGGGCACGATGTGCGCCGGCGTCGTCCATGCGTGAGGACATGCGTGCGTCACACGGAGCTGCGCCGCTTCTCTCTGTAAGGAAATTTTTACTCAATACGTGGCATAGTACCGGTCTCTACGCTTTCTTTCATGGCGTAACACAGGTGCCGGATCTTGCAAATCCGCAGCGAACACACAGCGTGTTCGGTTATCAACAGGCGTTGCTGCTCGTGGTTGGTCTGCTCATCATTTATCTCGGTGCTGCTAAGGGCTTTGAGCCGCTGCTGCTCATTCCTATTGGCTTTGGTACTGTCTTCGTCAACATCCCTGGTGCGGGCATGTATAGTGAGCATGGTATGCTCAAACTCATTTACGATGCTGGGGTGGGGAATGAGTTTTTCCCTATGCTCATTTTTATGGGTATCGGTGCACTTACCGATTTTGGACCACTGATTGCGAATCCTAAAATGGCAGTCCTTGGTGCCGCTGCCCAGTTAGGGGTGTTCCTTACTCTCTTTGGGGTTGCAGCGTTGAACTTTGTACCCGGGATCCGCTACTCCATCCTGGATGCCTGCGCCATTGCCATTATCGGTGGGGCGGACGGGCCAACTTCCATCTACGTATCTGCGAAGCTTGCTCCCGAACTCATGGCCGTTATCGCGGTGGCGGCATATTCGTATATGGCTCTTGTACCTATTATTCAGCCTCCGCTTATGCGCCTGTTAACTACCAGAAAAGAACGTCTTATTAGGATGAAACAGCTGCGTCCTGTTTCGCGGATAGAGAGAGTACTCTTTCCGCTTGTCTTGCTCTTGCTCTCGGTGCTGCTCATTCCTGCGGCTTCCCCACTCATCGGTATGATCGCCTTCGGGAACTTTGTTAAGGAATGCGGTGTTGTGGAGCGGTTGTCTAAGACGATGGCTAACGAGCTTTTGAACATCGTGTCGATCTTGCTGTCTTTGGGTGTTGGTTCTCAGATGACACCCGATAAGATTATGAACCCCAATGCCTTGGGCATTATCGTGTTGGGACTCGTTGCCTTTTCTGTCGCAACCGCAGGGGGAGTATTCATGGCAAAGTTAATGAATTTGTTTTTGAGCGAGAAAATTAATCCACTTATCGGTTCCGCAGGGGTGAGTGCTGTTCCTATGGCCGCGCGTGTTTCTAATAAGGTGGGGCTAGAGGAGGATCCTTCTAACTTCTTGCTTATGCACGCGATGGGTCCTAACGTGGCTGGTGTCATTGGGACCGCGATAGCCGCAGGGGTGTTCATCTCGGCCTACGGAGGGTAGGGAGGAAGAGTAACCGCGGGGTTTTGCCGCTTAGGTACCCTTTCCTCCGTGCGCGGGCACACCCTCTCAGGTGGCTAGGGGCTTTTGCAGACGAAGCGGGTAAAGCTCGCTTGGAATTCGAGCTCAACTGTCCCAATGGGGCCGTTGCGTTGCTTCGCTAAAATGAGTTGAGTCTCGGTTTCGTTGCGGTCGCGGTGTAGAAACATGACCACGTCGGCGTCCTGCTCAATTGCCCCCGAACCACGAATGTCCGCCAGGTTTGGCGCAGAGCCCTCTGCCGGTCGACCGACTTGCGAAAGTGCTACGATGGGGATGTCTAGCTCGCGCGCGAGGCTTTTTAGTGATTGGGAGATCGCTGCAAATTGTTCGTAGCGGGGCGCAAAGGGATTGTCTGCTACGATAAGTCCCAAGTAGTCGACAAAAATAATCTGGATCTTTTCTTGTACGCATAATCGACGAGCCACGGCACGGAGATCCAGTAGCT
Proteins encoded in this region:
- the ricT gene encoding PSP1 domain-containing protein; protein product: MEEEGEFLYQLRLEYSREVLYARFHAALRVHTFVVVPTRYGNDIARCVGRIRTPVQTDIASVVRVASDQDLCTWHIHREKERAAEMIFRDRIEHYQLEMKCICCHYPLEEARVVFLYSAPARVDFRELVRDLGATFGTRVELRQINEREEARIVGGIDCCGRALCCCSVFSRLRPVSVKMVKEKNLLFRSTQMMGRCGRLRCCLTFEE
- a CDS encoding YaaR family protein, whose protein sequence is MGYRVGNSDSTSLLSAFAPPERAKKKSKEKRPLQAARFLSLLYPKTDPHSAVQDPSLVHEEHQTRLAYLQDRLCSTGDILKNTRTLETIAAYKQAVKEFVQYAIKHNYTTESKSSIRIDRGTGMPDTVIFTKIKVIDQKLASFVRELMSHQVDQLTVLQKTEEIYGMLVDLLI
- a CDS encoding bactofilin family protein: MAKIERRSMNTLIGAGSRISGNVVVPGSVRIEGDVDGDVITTGHVVIGKRARVRGVIRVGSIIVGGMVEGDIVASEAVQVLPSGVILGAVLTRKIVVDEQAFLDGFCYAVADQEGFNKVLKAYLGRKSIHTSAFGYNKYSKSG
- a CDS encoding M23 family metallopeptidase encodes the protein MARIRRYKRIEYAFVRFCIDRCTRCARLVREAAARLGAAGRAELTVMLVPHSQCAARTFCTTARTLLCVLLCGVGVLASFFWFAHQSVTSARRLAAVRAEVDRTQVHLALLRQEAAELIRTSKAFQTSLSQTFSQVGLSGLQSGAEKPVRSVSDTNQSNEPDDASAKDGAQKGNVGVTEQHGKNAQGVGSEPEELRRIAAYFQNSVQPVREIGKLLNSQTALFSDIPSLWPIKGGVGHISMAFGKNRHPFTGQWYVHKGIDLSTHRSGDPIVATADGHVVTVEYDSGWGNYVIIKHKHGFYTRYAHMQSYTVTRGQHIRQGQIIGYIGATGVATGPHLHYEIHIGSDVVDPGKYLNVKTAGAG
- a CDS encoding phosphoribosyltransferase — translated: MKKRFIPYNVIRDEGFGMARRIVADRFVPTVMYVPIRGGVYLGNVLNEYLTIAYKAEPPILYAAVVAHSHCDLRKRRVISVDGWTYPPEYLRVGDKVLIVDDIFDSGATINYIASLLMQKGLARGDIRVAVFNYKVFVGEKQPPVLPDYWCIKHEVRSEADNEWFHYMSHELSGLTAAELEQYYYAQNPALRKTLADINNQL
- the prfA gene encoding peptide chain release factor 1; its protein translation is MIEKLEELRAQWRKLQQEVENPSLFSSTQSYRERMRDHAYLSRLMEEYDRYLLTEKQLEDAHVLIQDESDADFKDVIRQEIRTLEAALHTSQKRLKTLLIPPDSLQEKNIIMEIRGGTGGDEAALFAADLFRMYTHYAESKQWRYEVLAVSETELGGFKEITFSISGRDVYGSLRYESGVHRVQRVPSTEASGRIHTSAVTVAVLPEMEETEVDIRAEDVRVDVMRASGPGGQCVNTTDSAVRLTHLPTGIVVVCQDEKSQIKNKAKAMRVLRSRVYDLEESKRQVARARERKSQVGSGDRSERIRTYNFPQNRVTDHRVRVTLYKLDAVMQGALDDIIEPLCIASRESVI
- the prmC gene encoding peptide chain release factor N(5)-glutamine methyltransferase, whose protein sequence is MQELCTIRQARMYARALFQDAPCLRGQNTPLLDADLILSKLLAKPRAWILAHQQDEIASVAHEFKRLVHLRCRGRALAYLTREKEFFGLRFRVTRATLIPKPDTELLVESVLAHVASQMMKPRSVSVHKDTSALPVLKIFEACTGCGCIAIALMHMLRARGTPPLYVIASDICMRALAVARYNARRLLDVSANSRVRFVHADVRAPIPFFSPSEGTDVVQERGVCVPYDVICANPPYVPSAQARALLQDGRGEPLGALDGGADGLDLVRAFAHHSAAALKEGGCVFCEVGSNHAQRAARIFQAAGFATVKISKDLSGKERLISGILRSQSRAVTAPSG
- a CDS encoding ribonucleotide-diphosphate reductase subunit beta — its product is MMESSTILQRRALFNEAGDIELHKRRMVGGNTTNLNDFNNMKYPWVSKWYRQAMNNFWIPEEINMSSDVQDYRNLSAIEKTAYDKILSFLIFLDSIQTANLPNIGQYITANEINLCLTIQAFQEAVHSQSYSYMLDTICSPEERNDILYQWKDDEHLLARNKFIGNLYNEFQDDKSVLALLKVAIANYVLEGIYFYSGFMFFYNLGRNNKMPGSVQEIRYINRDENTHLWLFRSIIQELQKEEPQVFTARNVRLFRDMIREGCEQEIKWGDYVIGDQIPGLNRHMVADYIRYLGNLRCENLGFEPLYEGHRVEPESMSWVSQYSNANLIKTDFFEAKSTAYAKSSAMVDDL
- a CDS encoding TrmH family RNA methyltransferase, coding for MLEHMKREQARSQLSHEPPKRRRASLTVCGLRAVETLGSIHPEKIHRFFFTPVRAKRFGPLCAYLAARKRLYRSANTQELERLTQSVHHQGVAATIDEPRFPAVTHSQVEFWVQRREFVVLLDRVGDAHNLGAIIRSAAFFGVHSLVVSDCRQQAQVTSATYRVAQGGMEFVQLLRCTNAQEVLEMCAGKMTRVGASPHAFRSLTRLSNILSPEEAVILVLGNEETGLSEHLTAHCDHLCRIAGSGQVESLNVAQAGALFLSTIVQLRQSPQDYTQGHRATPRAQERVHRCGQLEEKGQKNGARVLIPRSGARANSRES
- a CDS encoding OadG family protein; this translates as MNQIRLFAQSALVSVMGMGMVFAFLLLLICVVRCVGALVSSFGWDRGPDEGVGAAVPAGGALAAAIAVAVHEKARSTS